One Rossellomorea aquimaris DNA window includes the following coding sequences:
- a CDS encoding NAD(P)/FAD-dependent oxidoreductase, whose translation MDNHELFDVTVIGGGPAGLYSAFYSGLREMKTKIIEFQPSLGGKIHVYPEKMIWDVGGLTPVPGAKLIEQLVQQGLTFDPSVVLNEKVESITRNEEGIFILKGSSGEKHYSKTVIIAVGSGIINPQKLDIEGAERFEVSNLNYTVKSLKRFKDKTVIISGGGNSAIDWANELEPVAKKVYVAYRKEALNGHEAQCAQLMNSSASCLLNTSITKLIAAVDHETIEKVQLTNHQTGEVSYLPIDEVIINHGYEIDTSLLKNSSLNIDMIDQYYIAGTTTSESSIEGIYAAGDILKHDGKVNLIAGAFQDAANAVNRAKQFIQPEANKFAMVSSHNEVFKKRNKELVRQMMK comes from the coding sequence ATGGATAATCACGAACTGTTTGATGTGACAGTCATTGGGGGAGGTCCTGCGGGTCTTTACTCAGCTTTCTATAGTGGACTTAGAGAAATGAAAACGAAAATCATCGAGTTTCAACCATCATTAGGTGGAAAGATACATGTGTATCCTGAGAAAATGATTTGGGATGTAGGGGGACTCACTCCGGTGCCCGGGGCGAAATTAATTGAGCAGCTTGTTCAACAAGGATTGACGTTCGATCCCTCTGTCGTATTGAACGAAAAAGTTGAATCCATTACACGTAATGAAGAAGGTATATTTATCTTAAAGGGTTCATCCGGGGAAAAACACTATTCTAAAACGGTCATCATCGCAGTGGGAAGCGGAATCATCAACCCTCAGAAGCTTGATATCGAAGGGGCAGAACGATTTGAAGTTTCTAATTTAAATTACACAGTCAAGTCATTAAAAAGGTTTAAAGATAAGACGGTCATCATATCAGGTGGAGGGAACTCAGCCATCGATTGGGCAAATGAATTAGAACCAGTAGCCAAGAAAGTGTATGTTGCCTATCGAAAGGAAGCATTGAACGGACACGAAGCCCAATGTGCCCAGCTCATGAACAGCTCGGCCTCCTGCCTGCTCAACACATCTATTACTAAGCTGATTGCAGCCGTTGATCACGAAACCATTGAAAAGGTGCAACTGACCAATCATCAGACAGGAGAGGTTTCCTATTTACCCATTGATGAAGTAATCATTAATCATGGGTATGAAATAGATACTTCCCTGCTTAAAAATAGTTCATTGAATATCGACATGATCGATCAGTATTACATAGCCGGTACGACTACCAGCGAATCATCGATAGAAGGCATTTACGCAGCGGGTGACATCTTGAAACACGACGGAAAGGTGAACTTGATTGCAGGAGCATTCCAGGACGCTGCCAATGCAGTCAATAGAGCGAAGCAATTCATTCAACCTGAAGCAAATAAATTCGCCATGGTTTCTTCCCATAACGAAGTATTCAAGAAGAGAAATAAAGAACTGGTCAGGCAGATGATGAAATAA
- a CDS encoding ABC transporter ATP-binding protein — protein sequence MVRLYTNELNIGYGERLIVKNLSVGIPDKKITTIIGSNGCGKSTLLKAITRIIPHHSGNVLLDGANISKGNTKELAKKMAILPQTPENASGLTVGELVSYGRFPHQKGMGRLSKKDYDVINWALEVTGTLEFKYREVDSLSGGQRQRVWIAMALAQETDIIFLDEPTTYLDMAHQLEVLELLQKLNREQERTIVMVLHDLNQAARFADYIVALKEGEIVKAGNCEEVITHDVLRKVFQIDAEIGRDPRTNKPMCYTYNLLKGEDQHEKMAHPVYSAVSAAR from the coding sequence ATGGTCCGCCTCTATACAAATGAATTAAACATTGGCTACGGTGAACGCCTCATCGTGAAAAACTTAAGCGTGGGCATCCCTGATAAAAAAATCACAACCATCATAGGTTCGAATGGTTGTGGAAAATCGACTTTACTGAAAGCGATTACCCGCATCATTCCCCATCACTCCGGTAACGTCCTGTTAGATGGTGCAAACATTTCTAAAGGAAACACAAAGGAATTAGCGAAGAAGATGGCGATTCTTCCGCAAACCCCCGAAAATGCCAGTGGACTGACGGTTGGGGAATTGGTTTCATACGGTCGTTTCCCTCATCAAAAAGGAATGGGCCGTCTATCGAAGAAAGATTATGACGTCATTAACTGGGCTCTTGAAGTGACAGGAACCCTGGAGTTTAAATACAGGGAAGTCGATTCCTTATCAGGAGGTCAACGACAACGCGTCTGGATTGCCATGGCTCTCGCCCAGGAAACAGATATCATCTTCCTCGATGAACCTACCACATATTTAGATATGGCCCACCAGCTGGAAGTACTTGAACTACTACAAAAGCTGAATAGAGAACAGGAACGCACCATTGTGATGGTCCTCCATGATTTAAATCAAGCTGCACGATTTGCCGACTATATCGTTGCTTTAAAAGAAGGAGAAATCGTGAAAGCAGGAAATTGTGAGGAAGTCATCACACATGATGTCCTGAGAAAAGTATTTCAAATCGATGCTGAGATAGGTAGAGATCCTCGAACAAATAAGCCAATGTGTTACACATATAATCTACTAAAAGGAGAAGATCAACATGAAAAAATGGCTCATCCCGTTTACTCTGCTGTTAGTGCTGCTCGTTAG
- a CDS encoding iron ABC transporter permease codes for MKTQNQRIRFIYKLIGSLLLFVAAFLVSVVFGAAETTVKDVWLALTPAGDGDKVTILREIRFPREVAAIVVGASLAVSGAIMQGMTRNPLADPGLLGLTAGANAALAVALAFSPSISYYGIMIACFIGSAVGALLVFGISSMKRGGFSPFRIVLAGAAVSAFLFAISEGIGLYFKLSKDVSMWTAGGMIGTTWNQLQVIVPFILIGIVVSIFLSRQLTILSLNEEVAVGLGQRTAFVKTILFIVIVLLAGAAVALVGNMVFIGLMIPHIVRALVGTDYRFIIPISTLFGASFMLLADTLGRTINAPYETPVAAIVAMMGLPFFLFIVHKGGKGF; via the coding sequence ATGAAAACTCAAAATCAGCGAATTCGATTTATCTATAAATTGATTGGGTCCCTCCTCCTTTTTGTTGCGGCTTTTCTGGTATCTGTGGTGTTTGGTGCTGCGGAGACAACTGTGAAGGACGTATGGCTCGCATTGACTCCAGCCGGTGATGGAGATAAGGTGACCATCCTGAGGGAGATACGTTTCCCTAGAGAAGTTGCCGCCATTGTTGTTGGAGCTTCTTTAGCCGTCTCGGGAGCCATCATGCAGGGCATGACGCGAAATCCCCTTGCAGACCCGGGATTACTTGGATTGACAGCAGGAGCAAACGCTGCATTAGCCGTTGCTCTCGCCTTTTCTCCTTCCATCAGCTACTATGGCATTATGATTGCTTGCTTCATCGGCTCTGCTGTAGGGGCATTATTGGTATTCGGCATCAGCTCAATGAAACGTGGCGGCTTCTCTCCCTTTAGAATTGTATTGGCAGGCGCTGCCGTTTCCGCCTTTTTATTTGCCATTTCTGAAGGAATCGGTCTTTACTTTAAGCTTTCTAAAGATGTGTCGATGTGGACGGCCGGAGGAATGATCGGGACAACGTGGAATCAGCTTCAAGTGATTGTTCCATTTATTTTAATTGGTATCGTGGTTTCAATCTTTTTATCCAGACAACTAACCATACTAAGTTTGAATGAGGAAGTTGCCGTCGGTTTGGGTCAACGTACCGCTTTTGTGAAAACCATCCTGTTTATCGTGATTGTTTTACTTGCGGGCGCTGCCGTTGCCCTTGTCGGAAACATGGTATTCATCGGCTTGATGATCCCACATATTGTACGGGCTTTGGTTGGGACAGATTACCGTTTCATCATCCCCATCTCCACCCTGTTCGGAGCATCCTTTATGCTCCTCGCAGATACGCTCGGCCGAACAATCAACGCCCCTTACGAAACACCAGTGGCAGCGATTGTCGCGATGATGGGCTTACCTTTCTTCCTATTTATCGTACATAAAGGAGGGAAAGGATTCTGA
- a CDS encoding TerC family protein, producing MDFLFPLGLAISSGAIIALLKIIAIDIILSGDNAIVIAMATRGLPKEHQNRAIFWGTAGAVILRIFFAAIIVYLLKIPYVHLIGGILLLWIAYKVLVEGEEEANIKSHTGLRQAITTIIIADAVMSLDNVVAVAGAAHGHMGMIALGVFISIPIMIFGSKAIVRVLEKYRWIAYLGAGILAFTAGEMIVRDEKFLHLLNIHHGPVTYLITIGLTVGVLLIGYLVNKKSDSPHNKNVEQYNA from the coding sequence ATGGATTTCTTATTTCCACTTGGACTTGCCATCTCATCCGGAGCCATCATTGCACTATTAAAAATCATTGCAATCGATATCATACTATCCGGGGATAACGCGATCGTTATCGCCATGGCAACGAGAGGGTTACCGAAAGAACATCAAAACAGAGCGATTTTCTGGGGAACAGCAGGAGCTGTCATCCTGCGCATTTTCTTTGCTGCCATTATTGTTTACTTATTAAAAATTCCTTATGTTCATCTGATCGGCGGGATCCTTCTTTTATGGATCGCCTACAAAGTACTGGTTGAAGGTGAAGAAGAAGCCAATATTAAATCTCACACCGGCCTTAGACAAGCAATCACGACCATCATTATCGCAGATGCTGTCATGAGCCTTGATAATGTGGTGGCCGTTGCGGGTGCAGCACATGGACATATGGGTATGATTGCCCTGGGCGTATTCATTTCGATTCCGATTATGATATTCGGATCAAAGGCGATTGTTAGAGTACTTGAAAAATATCGATGGATTGCCTATCTGGGTGCAGGAATTCTAGCATTTACTGCAGGTGAAATGATTGTTAGAGATGAGAAATTCTTACATTTACTTAATATCCATCATGGCCCTGTTACGTATTTGATCACAATCGGTCTTACGGTTGGGGTTTTACTCATCGGATACTTAGTAAATAAGAAATCTGATTCACCCCACAATAAAAACGTTGAACAATATAATGCTTAA
- a CDS encoding FAD-linked oxidase C-terminal domain-containing protein has protein sequence MSVKDSRLVDELGEFVDIHRVTVNETILEQHGKDESYHRPSSPDIVVFPESAGEVSAIVKLATAHHTPIIPFGLGTSLEGHVIPYDKGITIDFSRMNKVLEVREKDFLVKVQPGVTRSQLNKELKKYGLFFSVDPGADATLGGMAATNASGTTSVKYGVMRDQVRDLEVVLPDGEVIHTGNMAQKSSSGYHLNSLFVGSEGTLGCITELTLRVYGIPEHIVAARASFNHINDAVEAVVSILQAGIPIARVELVDEPSMIQVNRFSETDYKEKPTLFLEFHGNEAGLQQDVKFTKEIVADHDCEEIVFEEDTAGRNRLWEARHNLAYAYVHGNPGRKLMVTDVCVPISELSGAVLHARKRLEELELIGGILGHVGDGNYHTSLMIDLNDPEEVKRAEMYNEQIVEYALERNGTCTGEHGVGVGKMKYQEREHGGALQVMEKIKLALDPNELFNPHKLVHKKKEEQK, from the coding sequence ATGAGTGTAAAGGATAGTCGTTTGGTGGATGAACTGGGGGAATTCGTAGATATTCATCGGGTGACGGTGAATGAAACGATTTTAGAGCAGCATGGTAAGGATGAGTCCTATCATAGGCCGAGCTCTCCCGATATAGTGGTTTTCCCTGAGAGTGCCGGGGAAGTGAGCGCGATTGTGAAGTTGGCAACTGCTCATCACACACCGATTATCCCGTTTGGTCTTGGGACAAGTCTTGAAGGTCATGTGATTCCATACGATAAGGGAATCACCATTGATTTTTCCCGGATGAATAAAGTACTCGAGGTGAGGGAGAAAGATTTTCTTGTAAAGGTCCAACCTGGTGTTACACGTTCTCAGTTGAATAAGGAATTGAAGAAATATGGTCTCTTTTTTTCAGTTGATCCCGGTGCTGATGCGACCCTTGGAGGCATGGCTGCCACGAACGCAAGTGGGACAACTTCAGTAAAGTATGGCGTCATGCGGGATCAAGTTCGGGATTTAGAAGTGGTTCTACCGGATGGAGAAGTGATCCACACAGGAAACATGGCTCAGAAATCGTCTTCTGGCTATCACTTAAACAGTTTATTCGTAGGTTCAGAGGGCACGTTGGGATGCATTACGGAGCTGACCCTCCGCGTATATGGCATTCCTGAGCATATTGTGGCGGCACGTGCATCGTTCAATCATATAAATGATGCAGTGGAAGCTGTCGTATCCATTTTACAAGCCGGCATTCCGATTGCGAGAGTGGAGCTGGTGGATGAACCATCGATGATACAAGTGAATCGATTCAGTGAGACGGATTATAAAGAAAAACCTACTCTCTTTCTTGAGTTTCATGGTAATGAAGCAGGTCTCCAACAAGATGTAAAATTCACCAAAGAAATTGTGGCTGACCATGACTGTGAAGAGATTGTGTTTGAAGAAGACACTGCAGGAAGGAATAGATTGTGGGAAGCGAGGCATAATCTTGCCTATGCTTATGTACATGGAAACCCAGGGAGAAAGCTCATGGTGACAGACGTGTGCGTACCCATTTCAGAACTGTCCGGTGCCGTGCTGCATGCTCGAAAAAGGCTGGAAGAATTAGAGTTGATTGGTGGAATCCTCGGACATGTTGGAGATGGGAATTACCATACATCACTCATGATTGATTTAAACGACCCTGAAGAGGTGAAGAGAGCGGAAATGTATAACGAACAAATTGTGGAGTATGCCCTTGAACGAAATGGCACATGTACGGGTGAACATGGTGTAGGAGTCGGAAAGATGAAATATCAAGAGCGGGAACACGGTGGTGCTTTACAGGTCATGGAGAAAATCAAGCTGGCACTTGACCCAAATGAACTCTTTAATCCTCATAAACTCGTACATAAAAAGAAGGAGGAACAGAAATGA
- a CDS encoding iron-hydroxamate ABC transporter substrate-binding protein: MKKWLIPFTLLLVLLVSACGNSSTKEEGSDSKEKDSKSSDTITYQSENGPVEVPADPQRVVVLSSFAGNVMALDVNVVGVDSWSKMNPRWDKDLKDVEEVTDESLEKIIELEPDLIIGLSNIKNVDKLNEIAPTVTYTYGKVDYLTQHIEIGKLLNKEKEAQEWVDDFKKRAQTAGDDIKAKIGEDTTVSVIESFNKQLYVYGNNWGRGTEILYQEMDLKMPEKVKEQALEPGYFALSTEVMPEYAGDYLIISKDPKADNSFMDTETYKNIPAVKNNQVYEVNMMEFYFNDPLTLDYQLDFFKEKFLGN, from the coding sequence ATGAAAAAATGGCTCATCCCGTTTACTCTGCTGTTAGTGCTGCTCGTTAGTGCCTGCGGAAACAGTTCTACGAAAGAAGAAGGGTCGGATTCAAAAGAAAAGGACAGCAAATCTTCTGATACCATCACCTATCAATCAGAAAATGGACCGGTCGAAGTACCGGCAGATCCACAGCGTGTAGTTGTCCTATCCTCATTTGCCGGTAACGTCATGGCGTTGGATGTGAATGTTGTAGGTGTTGACTCATGGTCTAAAATGAATCCGCGGTGGGATAAGGACTTAAAAGATGTGGAAGAAGTAACAGATGAAAGCTTAGAAAAGATTATTGAACTTGAACCAGATTTAATCATCGGCCTATCCAATATTAAAAATGTCGATAAGTTAAATGAGATTGCCCCTACTGTTACATACACTTATGGGAAAGTAGACTATTTAACACAGCACATCGAAATTGGTAAACTACTAAATAAAGAAAAAGAAGCGCAAGAATGGGTGGATGACTTCAAGAAGCGTGCCCAGACTGCAGGAGATGACATCAAAGCAAAAATTGGGGAAGATACAACCGTCTCCGTTATTGAAAGCTTCAATAAGCAATTATACGTATATGGAAACAACTGGGGTCGCGGTACTGAGATCCTTTATCAGGAAATGGACCTCAAGATGCCTGAAAAAGTAAAGGAACAAGCGCTGGAACCTGGATATTTCGCTCTTTCAACAGAGGTTATGCCTGAGTATGCCGGAGATTATCTGATTATAAGCAAAGATCCAAAAGCAGATAACTCATTTATGGACACAGAAACATACAAAAACATTCCTGCTGTAAAGAACAACCAAGTATATGAAGTGAACATGATGGAATTCTACTTTAATGATCCATTAACACTGGATTACCAGTTGGATTTCTTCAAAGAGAAATTTCTAGGCAACTAA
- a CDS encoding bile acid:sodium symporter family protein, with protein sequence MKLLETISNLAGKYFAIWVILVAAVAYFVPAPFLPLGGYITILLGVVMFGMGLTLKPVDFQLVLKKPLPVITGVLAQFIIMPLGALLIAYILNLPNELAAGLVLLGSVPGGTASNVMVYLAKGNLALSVAMTSLSTLLAPIATPLILLALAGQWLPVDPIAMFLSIVQVIIVPITLGLVIRKLFPSTVEKSLNVVPLISVLAIIIIVSAVVSANVENIATSGAIIFTAVILHNLFGLGLGYGTGVLMKLDESKRRAISIEVGMQNSGLGVALATAHFGPLAALPSVIAAVWHNISGPILATFWSKKPVKEERKEEYVPRAASPNAR encoded by the coding sequence ATGAAACTACTCGAAACGATCAGTAATCTGGCAGGTAAGTATTTTGCTATTTGGGTCATTCTCGTAGCGGCGGTAGCTTATTTTGTTCCTGCTCCATTCCTGCCATTGGGCGGCTATATAACGATTCTATTAGGTGTCGTGATGTTCGGCATGGGACTTACATTAAAGCCCGTCGACTTTCAGCTGGTTCTTAAGAAGCCGTTGCCTGTCATCACTGGAGTATTAGCCCAATTTATCATCATGCCTTTAGGTGCCCTATTGATAGCGTACATACTGAATCTACCGAATGAATTAGCGGCTGGATTGGTATTACTGGGGTCGGTTCCCGGTGGGACGGCATCCAATGTCATGGTCTATCTGGCAAAAGGGAATCTGGCGTTATCCGTGGCCATGACATCACTATCAACATTATTGGCGCCAATCGCGACTCCATTGATTTTGTTAGCATTAGCGGGTCAATGGCTTCCTGTCGATCCAATCGCCATGTTTCTTTCCATCGTTCAAGTGATCATCGTACCCATCACTCTTGGGTTAGTCATTCGAAAACTATTTCCGAGCACAGTGGAAAAAAGTTTAAATGTCGTTCCGCTAATATCAGTATTGGCAATCATAATCATCGTCTCGGCAGTCGTTTCAGCAAATGTTGAAAATATTGCAACCTCGGGAGCGATCATATTCACGGCTGTGATTCTGCATAATCTATTTGGGCTTGGACTGGGATATGGAACGGGAGTCCTGATGAAATTAGATGAAAGTAAGCGAAGAGCGATTTCGATTGAAGTCGGGATGCAAAATTCCGGACTTGGAGTGGCCTTGGCAACTGCTCACTTCGGACCGCTGGCTGCACTCCCGAGTGTGATAGCAGCCGTGTGGCATAATATCTCAGGGCCGATTCTTGCGACGTTCTGGAGTAAGAAACCTGTGAAGGAAGAGAGGAAGGAGGAATATGTGCCTCGTGCGGCTAGTCCGAATGCAAGGTAA
- a CDS encoding beta-eliminating lyase-related protein, translating to MEEKTLFEAYKQTANQLQGHGKRNLDVLKGALVDVEGDLESDIYGSGRIIEDFQKKMANYLGKESAVFFPSGTMAQQIALRIWCDQKDLHRVAYHPLCHLEIHEEDGLKKLHGIEPILLADKDRVIGLEDVIGLKADISCLLLELPQREIGGQLPDYETLEAISDYCRDSGIKLHLDGARLYEILPHYGKTAEEVCALFDSVYISFYKGIGGIAGAILAGSEEFTKESKVWKRRHGGDLISLYPYILSAAYYFDKRINKMDQYYEGAKELAGLFNGCQGVSTLPENPVSNMFHVFFHYPQKEMEPILMDVYDETGIGLTGYVKKVTENECAYEVSVGDQYENVPKEELRKLFVVLDEKLKRLIEK from the coding sequence ATGGAAGAAAAGACTTTATTTGAAGCGTATAAACAGACTGCTAATCAGCTTCAGGGACATGGGAAACGAAATCTGGATGTTCTTAAAGGTGCTTTAGTAGATGTAGAAGGTGACTTGGAAAGCGATATTTACGGATCGGGTAGAATAATAGAGGACTTCCAAAAGAAAATGGCAAACTACCTGGGAAAAGAAAGTGCCGTTTTCTTCCCAAGCGGTACGATGGCTCAGCAGATCGCCCTGCGTATTTGGTGTGATCAAAAAGATTTGCACAGAGTGGCGTACCACCCTTTATGTCATTTAGAGATCCATGAAGAAGATGGGCTGAAGAAATTACATGGTATTGAACCGATTCTATTAGCTGACAAGGATCGTGTGATTGGACTCGAAGACGTGATTGGTCTTAAAGCGGACATTTCATGCTTACTGTTAGAGCTGCCTCAAAGGGAAATCGGCGGTCAACTGCCGGACTACGAGACTCTTGAAGCCATCTCTGATTACTGCCGGGACAGTGGAATCAAGCTTCATTTAGACGGTGCAAGGCTTTATGAAATTTTGCCCCATTATGGGAAAACAGCAGAGGAAGTCTGTGCTCTTTTCGATAGTGTCTATATTTCATTCTATAAAGGAATTGGAGGAATTGCAGGTGCTATCCTGGCAGGAAGCGAGGAGTTTACGAAAGAATCAAAGGTATGGAAAAGACGTCATGGCGGTGATCTCATCAGCCTCTATCCATACATCCTGAGTGCAGCTTACTATTTTGACAAACGAATCAATAAAATGGATCAGTATTACGAAGGAGCAAAAGAGCTTGCCGGTCTTTTTAACGGCTGCCAGGGTGTATCGACCCTTCCGGAGAACCCTGTTTCCAATATGTTTCATGTCTTCTTTCACTATCCACAAAAAGAAATGGAACCGATTTTAATGGATGTGTATGACGAGACAGGCATTGGATTAACGGGGTATGTGAAAAAAGTGACTGAGAATGAGTGTGCCTATGAAGTAAGTGTAGGAGATCAATACGAGAACGTTCCAAAAGAAGAATTGAGAAAGTTATTTGTGGTGCTGGATGAGAAATTGAAGAGATTGATAGAGAAATAA
- a CDS encoding DUF421 domain-containing protein: MDFFMSQESLTSLEWILRAIFGFMFLIVIAKLMGQRSISQLRFLDFVMALLIGNIMAHPLSDEGLGLKGSMLTMGTLVALYLIGVYLSLHSTFIRKILDPSPIPLIDNGEILYQNLKKARVPLDSLLSELRKQQTEEVENVALALWETGGEISIFLKPQYQPVTQKDLSLSPKGFDLPMPIIEDRKINQSLLLKLEKDEQWLHDQLKTSYNVTVHDVLLATVDKQENIKIYLYK; encoded by the coding sequence GTGGATTTCTTTATGAGTCAGGAATCGTTGACTTCCCTGGAATGGATTTTACGCGCTATTTTTGGCTTTATGTTTCTAATTGTCATAGCTAAATTAATGGGGCAACGATCCATTTCACAGTTAAGGTTCCTTGATTTTGTTATGGCCCTCTTAATAGGGAACATCATGGCTCACCCATTATCGGACGAAGGACTGGGATTGAAAGGCTCCATGCTTACCATGGGTACATTGGTGGCTCTCTATCTGATTGGGGTATACCTCAGTCTGCATTCAACCTTCATACGAAAAATACTTGACCCCTCCCCTATTCCATTGATCGATAATGGGGAAATCCTATATCAAAATCTCAAGAAAGCACGAGTACCCTTAGACAGCCTTTTGTCTGAATTAAGAAAGCAGCAGACCGAAGAAGTTGAGAATGTGGCGTTGGCCCTGTGGGAAACCGGCGGAGAAATCTCCATATTTCTGAAACCACAATACCAGCCTGTGACTCAAAAGGACCTATCCCTGTCTCCCAAGGGGTTCGATCTCCCCATGCCTATTATTGAAGATCGAAAAATCAATCAATCTCTACTACTGAAACTTGAAAAGGATGAACAATGGCTGCATGATCAGCTAAAGACCTCTTACAATGTCACTGTGCATGATGTATTACTGGCCACGGTCGATAAACAAGAGAACATTAAGATTTATCTGTATAAATAA
- a CDS encoding iron ABC transporter permease produces the protein MIHPDLIKKQRLLLIGLLMLIAATTFISIGLGYSSVSYDRLLPTILGEGSFKEEFILFSIRLPRIIITVLAGMALALSGSILQSITRNDLADPGIIGINSGAGVSIAIFFLFFPIDAGSFAYLLPVVAFAGALLTACLIYMFSYSKRNGIQPVRLVLVGVGFSMALSGLMIILISSAERAKVDFIAMWLAGNIWGSDWPFIWALLPWLVILIPFAIYKSQMLNLLGLSEPVSVGVGVSINRERFIMLMVAVALAASAVSVTGGIAFIGLMAPHIAKALVGPRNQMFIPIAILLGGWLLLLADTVGRNILEPDGIPAGIMIALIGAPYFMYLLLKK, from the coding sequence ATGATACATCCGGATTTAATCAAAAAACAACGATTACTTCTTATTGGACTACTAATGCTTATCGCAGCAACAACATTTATTAGTATTGGACTTGGCTATTCTTCTGTGTCATATGATCGTCTACTCCCTACTATTTTAGGAGAAGGGTCATTTAAAGAAGAATTCATACTATTTTCCATTCGATTACCAAGAATCATCATTACGGTTTTGGCAGGGATGGCCCTGGCACTTTCCGGTTCCATTTTACAAAGTATCACACGTAATGACTTAGCTGACCCGGGAATTATCGGAATCAATTCCGGGGCAGGGGTTTCCATTGCCATCTTCTTTTTATTTTTCCCGATAGATGCCGGTTCATTTGCGTATCTGCTTCCGGTTGTGGCTTTCGCAGGGGCTCTTCTTACAGCCTGCCTCATCTATATGTTTTCGTATAGTAAGCGTAATGGGATTCAGCCTGTCAGATTAGTCTTAGTAGGGGTCGGATTCTCCATGGCACTGTCGGGGCTCATGATCATTCTCATCTCAAGTGCTGAACGGGCAAAAGTGGATTTCATTGCCATGTGGCTTGCAGGGAATATCTGGGGCTCAGACTGGCCGTTTATCTGGGCTCTTCTCCCCTGGTTGGTGATTCTGATTCCGTTTGCAATCTATAAATCTCAGATGCTGAATCTTCTGGGATTAAGTGAACCTGTCTCTGTTGGTGTAGGAGTTTCCATCAATCGTGAACGTTTCATCATGCTGATGGTAGCTGTTGCCTTAGCCGCATCTGCGGTTTCCGTCACAGGTGGAATCGCCTTTATCGGATTAATGGCCCCCCATATCGCCAAAGCATTGGTCGGACCACGCAACCAAATGTTCATCCCAATTGCCATACTTCTTGGCGGGTGGCTCTTATTACTTGCAGATACAGTCGGGCGAAATATCCTGGAACCCGATGGCATTCCAGCAGGGATCATGATCGCTTTGATCGGGGCTCCTTACTTTATGTATTTATTGTTGAAGAAATAG